One genomic window of Candidatus Pseudobacter hemicellulosilyticus includes the following:
- a CDS encoding MBG domain-containing protein, which produces MKKLKLAFTLVMALCCLLLNSQAQNLPSPTKVTPLAPPPTLTLTTSKTDIYCNGGSNGAASVQVTGGVAPYTYSWSPSGGIGYQATGLVAGTYTVTVKDANSEEKTATVTVQQPPPINVTPSQTNVSCGGGSNATATVTASGGTGTLTYSWSPFGGISPTATGLPAGTYFCTITDANYCQKTEKFIITEPAVLKTTGTQTNVTCNSGSNGLATVTPSGGSAPYTYSWSPSGGNAATASGLPVGVYTVTVTDANSCTAMRPFTITQPPAISTTGTQTNIVCNGASTGIATVTASGGTTPYTYSWDKSSSKSNSATGLAAGEYTVTVTDANGCFATRKFTVTQPPAMTATTSQVNVYCNGGSNGSASVTVSGGSGPYTYSWSPSGGTAATATGLAAGHYTVTITDANLCSITRSFDLTQPTAMKVTPSQTNVSCNGGTNGTASVTVSGGSGPYTYSWSPTGGTAATATGLAVGSYTVTITDANLCSTTQNFTISQPPAMSAVTSQQNVSCNGASTGSATVTASGGAGSYTYSWAPSGGTAATASGLAVGSYTCTITDANACYITRNFTITQPTAMSASMSQVNIACNGASTGMASVHVTGGAGSYTYSWSPSGGTAATATGLAAGPYTVTVTDANNCQMTRNFSITQPPPMSVTGSQTEVTATGMSNGSATVTVTGGTGSYTYSWSPSGGTAATATGLAAGIYTVTITDANLCSTTKTFNLLLPATLGNFSVAAKNYGDAAFTLTAPTSNSSGTFTYTSSNTAVASISGSTVTILQAGTTTITAQQATAGSYAGATTSSTLTVSPKTVTVIMQQTPANTKTYDGSKAVTLGAANYSLNGVVGNDAVNASGTATFDNKDAGTGKTINIQHLVLSGASKDNYTLAATTTTTTGTIKPKAITPTYGIVSKTYDGGIAATVVFDALSSTHGILSGDAVEVQYSSASYETKNVGVSIPVTVDGLQTAGLSKDNYQFSGLAVSGKITQRDITVQADAHQQKTYGDENPVFTYTVTEGTLAAGDGFTGELARVGGESVGDNYEIGINDLSAGKNYHIYYVPANFSIVPKAITVTADADQKKVYGEEEPVLTYSITSGGSLVGNDHFTGQLKRAPGETLGSYAMAQSNLSAGANYTLTFVPADFAITARDITVTAASGKTKVYGEQDPALTYSITAGNLVGDDVLTGKIARITGENAGVYSINQGTLTGGDNYALTYVPADFEITKKPISITAKAYSKVYGAADPTFTFTVNTELVSGDSFTGALGRENGKNVGEYTINIGTLTAGNNYTVAAFEPAKLTITPAPLLIIAEDKTRPQGTANPAFTFRYEGLVAGDAGSDLTVQPQATTTAINASPIGYYSIVPAGAASGNYTITYENGQLTVQPGGNTQIKGWASSPTTIQIRINTEVAQNSVITLFTDQGQPIRSINKQLAPGINSATMNIGHVAPGVYILHVKGDKFKETQRIKIK; this is translated from the coding sequence ATGAAAAAACTTAAACTGGCCTTTACGCTGGTAATGGCCCTGTGCTGCCTATTGCTCAATAGCCAGGCGCAAAACTTACCCAGCCCTACCAAGGTTACGCCTTTGGCGCCCCCTCCAACTTTAACGCTGACAACATCCAAGACAGACATTTACTGTAACGGCGGCAGTAATGGTGCTGCCAGTGTACAGGTGACAGGCGGCGTTGCTCCGTACACCTACAGCTGGTCGCCCTCCGGCGGCATCGGTTACCAGGCTACCGGCCTGGTTGCGGGTACTTACACTGTTACCGTTAAAGATGCCAATTCAGAAGAGAAAACAGCTACTGTTACTGTGCAGCAGCCTCCGCCAATTAATGTCACGCCATCCCAGACAAACGTTTCCTGTGGTGGTGGCAGCAATGCTACTGCTACCGTAACAGCCAGCGGTGGAACCGGTACATTGACTTATTCCTGGTCGCCTTTCGGAGGAATTTCTCCAACCGCCACCGGCCTTCCTGCCGGCACCTATTTCTGTACTATTACGGATGCCAATTACTGCCAAAAAACCGAGAAATTCATTATTACAGAACCTGCTGTCCTCAAAACTACCGGTACGCAGACGAATGTTACCTGCAATAGCGGCAGCAATGGCCTGGCAACAGTGACCCCCTCCGGTGGCAGTGCTCCTTACACGTATAGCTGGTCGCCCTCAGGTGGAAATGCAGCTACTGCATCCGGCCTGCCTGTAGGCGTCTATACGGTGACCGTAACGGATGCCAATAGTTGTACCGCTATGCGTCCGTTCACCATTACACAGCCTCCTGCTATCAGCACTACCGGTACGCAGACCAATATTGTCTGTAACGGCGCCAGCACGGGTATTGCCACTGTAACGGCTTCCGGCGGCACTACTCCTTATACGTACAGCTGGGATAAATCTTCCAGCAAATCCAATTCAGCTACTGGTCTTGCAGCCGGTGAGTACACGGTTACCGTGACCGATGCCAATGGTTGTTTTGCTACGCGTAAATTCACTGTTACACAGCCTCCGGCCATGACCGCTACCACATCACAGGTCAATGTGTACTGTAATGGTGGCAGCAATGGCTCTGCTTCTGTAACAGTGTCTGGGGGCTCTGGTCCCTATACCTATAGCTGGAGCCCCAGCGGTGGTACAGCAGCTACTGCTACCGGTCTGGCTGCCGGTCATTATACCGTCACTATTACGGACGCCAACCTGTGCTCCATCACCAGGAGCTTTGATCTTACGCAGCCGACAGCCATGAAGGTTACCCCTTCGCAGACCAATGTGTCCTGCAATGGCGGCACCAATGGTACGGCTTCAGTGACTGTATCCGGTGGATCCGGTCCTTATACCTACAGCTGGTCGCCTACCGGCGGCACTGCAGCTACTGCTACAGGACTGGCTGTTGGTTCCTATACAGTCACCATTACCGATGCCAACCTGTGCTCGACTACCCAGAACTTTACTATTTCGCAGCCCCCTGCTATGAGTGCTGTTACTTCACAGCAGAATGTATCCTGCAATGGTGCCAGTACGGGTTCTGCTACCGTAACTGCATCCGGCGGCGCTGGTTCCTATACCTATAGCTGGGCGCCTTCCGGCGGCACTGCTGCTACTGCATCCGGCCTGGCTGTTGGCAGCTATACCTGCACCATTACGGATGCCAATGCCTGCTATATTACACGGAATTTCACTATCACACAGCCCACTGCCATGTCGGCTTCCATGAGCCAGGTAAATATTGCCTGTAACGGCGCCAGCACTGGTATGGCTTCTGTTCATGTAACCGGCGGCGCTGGTTCATACACCTATAGCTGGTCTCCTTCCGGCGGCACTGCTGCTACGGCAACCGGTCTGGCTGCCGGACCGTATACAGTGACCGTTACGGATGCCAACAATTGCCAGATGACCCGCAACTTCAGTATCACCCAGCCGCCTCCTATGTCCGTGACTGGTTCCCAGACTGAGGTGACTGCTACAGGCATGAGTAATGGTTCTGCTACCGTTACTGTAACTGGAGGAACTGGTTCCTACACCTATAGCTGGAGCCCCAGTGGTGGCACTGCTGCCACAGCTACCGGCCTGGCTGCAGGCATTTACACCGTTACCATTACGGATGCCAACCTGTGCTCAACTACCAAAACCTTTAACCTGCTGCTGCCGGCAACGCTGGGCAATTTCTCCGTAGCTGCCAAAAATTATGGCGATGCTGCGTTCACCCTGACTGCGCCTACCAGCAACAGCAGCGGTACATTCACCTATACCAGCAGCAATACAGCAGTAGCCAGCATTTCCGGTTCTACTGTTACTATCCTGCAAGCCGGTACTACTACAATCACGGCCCAACAGGCCACTGCGGGCAGTTATGCAGGCGCTACTACCAGCAGCACGCTGACCGTATCGCCCAAAACTGTTACCGTCATTATGCAGCAGACCCCTGCCAATACCAAGACCTATGACGGCAGCAAAGCCGTTACCCTGGGGGCGGCCAATTACAGCCTCAACGGTGTTGTAGGCAATGACGCTGTCAATGCAAGCGGTACTGCCACCTTTGATAATAAGGATGCAGGTACCGGTAAGACCATCAATATCCAGCACCTGGTACTGAGCGGCGCCAGTAAAGACAACTACACGCTTGCTGCTACCACCACTACTACCACTGGTACTATCAAGCCAAAGGCAATTACCCCCACCTATGGTATTGTCAGCAAAACCTACGATGGCGGTATTGCTGCCACTGTGGTATTTGATGCGCTGAGCTCCACCCATGGTATACTGAGCGGTGATGCCGTGGAAGTACAATACAGCAGCGCCAGCTACGAAACAAAGAATGTTGGCGTCAGCATCCCGGTAACTGTGGATGGCCTGCAAACTGCTGGTCTGTCGAAAGACAATTACCAATTCAGCGGCCTTGCTGTTTCCGGTAAGATCACCCAGCGTGATATCACAGTTCAGGCAGATGCGCACCAGCAGAAAACCTATGGTGACGAAAATCCTGTGTTCACCTATACAGTGACTGAAGGTACACTGGCTGCCGGCGACGGCTTTACCGGTGAACTGGCAAGGGTTGGCGGTGAAAGTGTTGGTGATAATTATGAGATCGGCATCAATGACCTGTCTGCCGGCAAGAACTATCATATTTATTATGTACCTGCCAACTTCAGCATTGTTCCCAAAGCCATCACGGTAACAGCTGATGCTGACCAGAAAAAAGTATATGGGGAAGAAGAACCTGTACTCACCTACAGCATCACCAGCGGTGGTTCCCTGGTAGGCAATGATCATTTCACCGGCCAGCTGAAAAGAGCACCCGGCGAAACCTTAGGCAGCTACGCCATGGCGCAGAGCAACCTGTCTGCCGGCGCCAACTACACCCTGACCTTTGTACCTGCTGATTTTGCCATCACTGCCCGTGATATCACCGTTACAGCAGCAAGCGGTAAGACCAAGGTATATGGAGAACAGGATCCTGCGCTGACCTACAGCATCACTGCCGGTAACCTGGTGGGTGATGACGTCCTGACCGGTAAAATAGCCCGTATCACCGGGGAGAATGCCGGTGTTTACAGCATCAACCAAGGTACGCTTACAGGGGGCGACAACTATGCGCTGACCTATGTGCCTGCCGACTTTGAGATCACTAAAAAGCCGATCAGTATCACTGCCAAGGCCTATAGCAAAGTGTATGGAGCTGCTGATCCCACATTTACCTTTACGGTAAATACTGAGCTGGTCAGTGGCGATAGTTTCACCGGCGCCCTGGGCCGTGAGAACGGTAAAAATGTTGGAGAATACACTATCAATATTGGTACCCTGACTGCAGGTAATAACTATACAGTGGCTGCCTTTGAACCGGCGAAACTGACCATCACCCCGGCTCCGCTGCTGATCATTGCAGAAGACAAAACCAGGCCGCAAGGTACTGCCAACCCCGCCTTTACCTTCCGTTACGAAGGACTGGTGGCCGGTGATGCAGGCTCCGACCTGACCGTTCAGCCGCAGGCTACCACTACAGCTATCAACGCTTCTCCCATCGGTTACTATTCTATTGTTCCCGCCGGAGCGGCTTCTGGTAACTATACCATCACTTATGAAAATGGTCAGCTGACCGTACAGCCCGGTGGTAATACACAGATCAAAGGATGGGCCAGCAGTCCTACCACTATCCAGATCCGGATCAATACCGAGGTAGCGCAGAACTCCGTGATCACCCTGTTCACAGATCAGGGACAGCCTATCCGGTCCATCAACAAACAACTGGCGCCTGGCATCAACAGTGCTACTATGAACATTGGTCATGTAGCGCCTGGTGTATACATCCTGCATGTAAAGGGCGATAAGTTCAAAGAAACTCAGCGTATCAAGATCAAATAA
- the porV gene encoding type IX secretion system outer membrane channel protein PorV, giving the protein MRSIIKKAITMTPVLLGFAAAGQAQTERVNIVTTAVPFLRITPDARAGGMGEAAIAASPDASSQFYNVAKYPFMESKSGISATYTPWLRKLGLNDVYLASLAGYYKLDDEQAFSGSLRYFNLGNIQITDYNGNDLNAESPREMCLDLGYSRKLSDHLALGLSVRYIRSTLARSAANGTAYKSGNAVAADLGLYYTTVNDKAGGWSAGLALSNIGSKIGYTSDASQKSFLPANIGLGAGYTWITDEVNKISVTGEINKLLVPVAPIDGTEEDYRKYNERGLISSITNSFDNKAMAYSLGAEYVYDGQFAIRAGYYTDSRSIGKRNYFTTGLGVNYNMLGINFSYLIPSGNGANVNPLSNTLRFSLLVDLGQVIK; this is encoded by the coding sequence ATGAGATCGATCATCAAAAAAGCTATTACTATGACCCCTGTCCTGCTCGGCTTTGCCGCGGCAGGGCAGGCTCAGACTGAAAGAGTCAATATTGTCACTACTGCTGTTCCCTTTTTACGCATTACTCCCGACGCACGCGCCGGGGGTATGGGAGAGGCGGCCATTGCCGCATCCCCGGATGCCAGCAGCCAGTTCTATAATGTGGCCAAGTATCCCTTCATGGAAAGCAAGAGTGGCATCAGCGCCACGTACACGCCCTGGCTGCGCAAGCTGGGACTGAATGATGTGTACCTGGCTTCCCTGGCCGGTTATTACAAGCTGGATGATGAGCAGGCTTTCTCCGGGTCACTCCGTTATTTCAACCTGGGCAATATCCAGATCACGGATTATAACGGGAACGACCTGAACGCAGAAAGTCCCCGGGAAATGTGCCTGGACCTGGGCTATTCCCGCAAGCTGTCGGATCACCTGGCGCTGGGCCTGTCCGTCCGCTATATCCGTTCCACCCTGGCCAGATCTGCCGCCAACGGTACGGCTTACAAATCCGGGAATGCTGTAGCAGCAGACCTGGGACTGTACTATACTACGGTGAATGATAAAGCAGGGGGCTGGTCGGCTGGCCTGGCCCTGAGCAATATCGGCTCCAAGATCGGCTACACGTCTGATGCCAGCCAGAAATCCTTCCTGCCCGCCAATATCGGGCTGGGAGCGGGTTATACCTGGATCACGGATGAGGTGAACAAGATCTCGGTGACTGGTGAGATCAACAAGCTGCTGGTGCCGGTGGCGCCCATTGATGGAACAGAAGAGGACTATCGCAAATACAATGAGCGTGGCCTGATCTCCAGCATCACCAATTCCTTTGATAACAAAGCCATGGCCTATTCACTGGGCGCCGAATATGTCTACGATGGACAGTTCGCCATCCGTGCCGGTTACTACACCGATTCAAGGTCTATAGGTAAAAGGAACTATTTCACTACCGGTCTCGGTGTGAACTACAATATGCTGGGGATTAACTTCTCCTACCTGATCCCCTCGGGTAATGGCGCCAACGTAAACCCGTTGTCCAATACCCTGCGGTTCAGTCTCCTGGTAGACCTGGGGCAAGTAATTAAATAA